One part of the Phragmites australis chromosome 3, lpPhrAust1.1, whole genome shotgun sequence genome encodes these proteins:
- the LOC133910585 gene encoding zinc finger protein 2-like codes for MGNSEQDHHPSALAEPEEPPGFFLCTYCDRKFYTFQALGGHQNAHKYERTLAKRRREISAAMREHGASVAGADQVVDASGAEPEPKRSRPLDAQHVVPVPGNDVERTDELDLSLRL; via the coding sequence ATGGGGAATAGTGAGCAGGACCACCACCCTTCCGCCTTGGCCGAGCCGGAGGAGCCGCCCGGCTTCTTCCTCTGCACGTACTGCGACCGAAAGTTCTACACCTTCCAGGCGCTCGGCGGTCACCAGAACGCGCACAAGTACGAGCGCACCCTCGCCAAGCGCCGCCGGGAGATTTCCGCTGCCATGCGAGAGCACGGGGCGTCCGTGGCCGGTGCCGACCAGGTCGTCGATGCTTCTGGAGCTGAGCCTGAGCCTAAGAGGTCGAGGCCGCTGGATGCGCAGCATGTTGTTCCGGTGCCCGGGAACGACGTCGAGCGCACCGACGAGCTGGACTTGTCCCTCAGGCTATGA